CCCAGCTGTATGCATCCATCTCATCTTTCACGCAATCCACCATCCGTTTCGTTCTTCCTGCTGCTCCGATGTTGATTTCTATTCATCATACGTTGCCTCTCTCAAGCCTGCAAGCTTTGTTCGTAAGCGCTTATTCCGTGTCTCCATTTAGAGTTTCAAAATTGCTTGTTGCATTTTAGTTAGTAATCACTTACTATACGATTATGAAGAACAAACCTCATGTGGATAGTAAAAAGAAAGATATTTTACAAGCGGCGATGCGCTTGTTTGCAACCAAAGGCGTTGACGGCATATCCGTCAAAGAAATCGGTGACGCCGCCGGAGTAACCGATGCGGCGATTTACAAACATTTTAAAAACAAAGATGCCGTTGCCCTGGAAGCCTTCACCCAATACTGCGTGGACTATACTTCACTGATTGACGGGTATGTTCGCCAGGAAGGTCCCGTGTTGGAACGCTTCAAGCAACTGGTGACTGAGGTTCTCCATCTGCATGATGAAGATCCCTATGGACTGCTGTTGATTTCACAGAATCATGAAATATTTATTGAAGCCGGAAGCAGTGATGATTACCGTCAGCCATTGGATGCGTTAATGGATCTGATCGATCAGGGAATGATGCGGGGCGAACTGCCTCAGCAGGATTCACGGCTCACAGCCGTTCTGGTGATCGGTGCGATTACACGTATGGCGGTCTCGAGTATGCAAGGTGAATTGCCAGAGTTGTTGGTACCCTACACCGGGGAAACCGTTCACCGACTCTCATTGATGTTGGGGCAGGTACCTCAAGAGTAGAACTGGAGAGGGCAACCATTCTGACCTCGCAGAACACCAAGTAAGGTTTGGGGCTACACGTTATAAAAAGAGAATCGTCAACATACCATCAGGATATACAGATGGATTATCGGGTCATACGTGACCTTTTCTTTTTGCACATGAGGTTAGTGTTCATTAACTAAAATAGTCAGGACGTGTCGTCATCATGAAGAAAATATTAATCATCCAAGGCAATCCCGTTTCCCCGAGTTACAATGGCGCAATCGCCGAAGCTTATCGTAAAGGCGCTGTGCAGGCAGGTGCCGAGGTTCGCATGATCACCTTGAACGAACTGGAATTCAACATGAATTTAAAGGGAGGTTATCGTAATAAACTGCCGCTTGAAACGGACTTGCTAGAAGCACAAGAGGCGATTAAATGGGCCGAGCATCTCGTATGGGTATTCCCAATCTGGTGGGGAGGACCTCCTGCCCTGCTGAAAGGATTCGTTGACCGAATCTTCATGCCAGGTTATGCCTTCAAGTATCAAAAAGGAAAACCTTTCCCGGATCAGCTGCTCAAAGGCCGCACCGCTCGCATGATCACCACGATGGATGGTCCGAGCTGGTACTACAAATGGTTCCAGGGTGAACCTGCACACAAAATGATGAAGATCTCCACCTTTTCTCTGACAGGCATCAAACCTGTGCGCATAACACCTGTAGATCTGGTCGGCAAACAGTCCGAGGAACAGAGAAAGAATTGGTTGGATAAGATCGAACAGCTTGGGCGGAAGATGGGGTAACTGAGTAGATATCTATCGTCGCCATGGTCAGTTATATTGTGTAAAAGTAAAGTTTAATCAAAACGCTGTTTGCTGAGTTTGTTTTGTATAAAACGATGCTAACTAAAACAGGTCAATCATGGGAGTATATAACCATAATTGACCTGTTCAATGCTATAAGGTTATTAGTAATTTCATTCGGTACTGGGTCGAATCTACTCATAGACAAGCGTTCCCCTTAAGAAGCATAAG
The window above is part of the Paenibacillus sp. 1781tsa1 genome. Proteins encoded here:
- a CDS encoding TetR/AcrR family transcriptional regulator; the protein is MKNKPHVDSKKKDILQAAMRLFATKGVDGISVKEIGDAAGVTDAAIYKHFKNKDAVALEAFTQYCVDYTSLIDGYVRQEGPVLERFKQLVTEVLHLHDEDPYGLLLISQNHEIFIEAGSSDDYRQPLDALMDLIDQGMMRGELPQQDSRLTAVLVIGAITRMAVSSMQGELPELLVPYTGETVHRLSLMLGQVPQE
- a CDS encoding NAD(P)H-dependent oxidoreductase, with the protein product MMKKILIIQGNPVSPSYNGAIAEAYRKGAVQAGAEVRMITLNELEFNMNLKGGYRNKLPLETDLLEAQEAIKWAEHLVWVFPIWWGGPPALLKGFVDRIFMPGYAFKYQKGKPFPDQLLKGRTARMITTMDGPSWYYKWFQGEPAHKMMKISTFSLTGIKPVRITPVDLVGKQSEEQRKNWLDKIEQLGRKMG